In the Clostridia bacterium genome, GGCGTGATCGGGGCGGGGAACTACGCTAAGGTAATGCTTCTCCCATACTTGTCAGCGATGAAGGGCGTGGAACTTGCTGGTGTATGCACCTCTACGGGCATCAGCGCAAACCACGCGGCCAGGAAATACGGCTTTGAATTCTGCACCACGGATGATGAGGAGATTTTCAAAGATAAGGATATCAATGCGGTGGTGATCGCTACCCGCCATAACCTCCATGCTCCGCTTACGATTCGCGCCCTTGCATCCGGTAAGCATGTATTTGCGGAAAAGCCCCTGGCCACCACTGAGGAGCAATTGGCCCAGGTTGTCGAGGCTGCCCAGGCTGCTGATAGGTTTGTGATGGTGGGGTTTGATAGAAGATTTGCCCCACTCGTTGCTGAGGCAAAAAAGGCCTTCGCGGGACATTCGGGTCCCCTATCCATGATCTACAGGGTCAATGCTGGAGCCATTCCACCTGATCATTGGACGCAGGATCCTGAAGAGGGAGGCGGCCGGGTCATTGGGGAAGTGTGTCATTTTATTGATCTGCTTCAGTTTCTCTGTGGGGCAAAGCCCTTTGAAGTATATGCGGTTGCGGCAGGTAGTGGGGAGAGTGGCAAGCCTGAGGATAATCTCAGCGTTACCATAGAGTTTGAGGACGGTTCCATCGGAACCATCGCCTACTTTAGCACCGGTGATAAGGCGATCCCCAAGGAGTATATTGAGGTCTACGGCGAAGGAAAGACATTCATCATCGAGGATTTCCGCCGCGCTGTCTTCGCAAGTGGTGGTAACGTCCGGACTTTCCGAGGCCATGGGCAGGACAAGGGCCA is a window encoding:
- a CDS encoding Gfo/Idh/MocA family oxidoreductase; translated protein: MRLGVIGAGNYAKVMLLPYLSAMKGVELAGVCTSTGISANHAARKYGFEFCTTDDEEIFKDKDINAVVIATRHNLHAPLTIRALASGKHVFAEKPLATTEEQLAQVVEAAQAADRFVMVGFDRRFAPLVAEAKKAFAGHSGPLSMIYRVNAGAIPPDHWTQDPEEGGGRVIGEVCHFIDLLQFLCGAKPFEVYAVAAGSGESGKPEDNLSVTIEFEDGSIGTIAYFSTGDKAIPKEYIEVYGEGKTFIIEDFRRAVFASGGNVRTFRGHGQDKGQKAELQAFVDAVLGRRPVPIPFDELIYTTLTTFRVLDSIRERRPVPVEWWLGQDTEAEEIAATRGEIGDANDADSPERSGQ